In the Bacillota bacterium genome, ACGTGCATCAGCGGCCCGCCCTGTGTGCCCGGGAAGACCGCCCTGTCCAGCGGCTTGGCAAGCTGGGCGCGGCAAAAGACCAGCCCGCCCCTCGGTCCCCGCAGGGTCTTGTGGGTGGTCGTCGTCACGAACTCGCTGTAGGGGATGGGGCTCGGGTGCAACCCTGCCGCCACCAGGCCGGCGATGTGCGCCATGTCCACCATCACGGCCGCCCCGACCTCGTCGGCGATCCGCCGCAGCGCTTCGAAGTGGATCACCCGCGGGTAGGCGCTTGCCCCCGCCACGATGAGCTTGGGGCGGTGCTGGCGGGCAAGCTCCCTCACCTGGTCGTAGTCGATACGCTCCGTGTCGGGCCTGACCCCGTAGTGTACGAAGCGGAACCATGCACCCGAAATGTTGACCGGGCTTCCGTGCGTCAGGTGCCCGCCGTGGGCCAGGTTCATGCCCAGCACGGTATCGCCTGGCTGAAGCGCCGCGAAGTAAACGGCGGCGTTGGCCTGGGCACCCGAGTGGGGCTGGACGTTGACATGCTCCGCGCCAAAAAGCGCCTTGGCCCGCTCGATGGCCAGGCGTTCGGCGATGTCCACGAACTTGCAACCGCCGTAGTAGCGCCGCCCGGGCAGCCCTTCTGCGTACTTGTTGGTCAGGACCGACCCCTGAGCCCGCATCACGGCGGGGCTTGCGTAGTTCTCGGAGGCGATGAGTTCGAGGCGCTCTTCCTGCCGGCGCAACTCCTTGAAGATCGCCTCGGCGATCTCCGGGTCGACGGAAGCGATAACCGGGTCAAGCTGGCCTTTCTCGCTCACCGCGGCCCCGGCCGCCCGGTGGGCCTCGTCCAAAGCGGCGCCTCCTCGCGTGATAACGTCGCTCCAGTGCTTCACTATAGCACAGCCGCGACCGCACCTGAAGGGGCGCCCGCCCGGGACGGCCGCCCCACTCCGGCCCGAGTGCCCCGCCGGTCATGCCCGGCCCGGCACCTGCGGAAGCTCGGCGAGAGCCCGTTCCACCAGCTGCGCCGGGTACTCGTAGTCCTCCAGCTTGCCGGCGAGGTAAGCGTCGTAGGCGCCCAGGTCGAAGTCGCCGTGCCCGCTGAGGTTGAACAGGATGACCCGTTCGACGCCCTCCTCGCGGGCCTTCACCGCCTCGTCGATGGCGGCCCGGACGGCGTGGGCCGACTC is a window encoding:
- the glyA gene encoding serine hydroxymethyltransferase; translated protein: MASVDPEIAEAIFKELRRQEERLELIASENYASPAVMRAQGSVLTNKYAEGLPGRRYYGGCKFVDIAERLAIERAKALFGAEHVNVQPHSGAQANAAVYFAALQPGDTVLGMNLAHGGHLTHGSPVNISGAWFRFVHYGVRPDTERIDYDQVRELARQHRPKLIVAGASAYPRVIHFEALRRIADEVGAAVMVDMAHIAGLVAAGLHPSPIPYSEFVTTTTHKTLRGPRGGLVFCRAQLAKPLDRAVFPGTQGGPLMHVIAAKAVALKEAMTPEFKEYQRRIVANASALADALMERGYRLVSGGTDNHLMLVDVQRSRNLTGKEAEALLDAAGITVNKNAIPFDPHPPTVASGIRIGTPAVTTRGMGSREMVQIAALIDEVLSHPHDEERHRRVLGEVGDLCRQFPIYAGRLL